The DNA window CAACAATCCGGGGCCGGGTGGCGAACCAGGAGGGACCATCAACCTCGCCGACTTCTACAAGAGCGGCTCGCGCATCAAGGCCCAGGTGACGACCACGACCGACGGCCTGCGCTGGCCGGATGAGTGGCACGACAGCAAGCTGAAGAAGCCTTGCACCTGGGAGACCGCGGGCGCGGATGGTGCCCTCTACTGCGTGCCGGGTGGCATGGAGTACATCCCGAATGGAGGCTCGGGTTACTACTTCGATGCGAGCTGCACCGAGGGCATCGTGGTCACCTCCGAGCCCGTGGCCGCGACTGACTTCTTCGTGAAGCGCAGCACCGGATGTGGCGTGAACCCGCGCTACCACACCGTGGGCGCCGAAATCACGACGTCCGTCTACGCCAAGAGCAGCTCGGGCACCTGCTCCTCCATTCCCGTGTCGACGGGCTTCAAGGCCTATCGCCCCGGTCCCGAGGTCGCCGCTGGCACCTTCGTTCGCGCCACGGTGAAGCAGAAGCAGACCGACAAGGGCGTCACGGTTCACTTCATGGAGGGTGAGGACGGCTCGGCGCAGTTCCACCACGTCCAGGACACGGCCCGGAACACGGAGTGCGCCATCCAGAAGGCGAGCGACAACAAGCTGCGCTGCCTGCCCTCCGGTGCCACCACCGCGTCGGGCAATGCGGCGATCGCCTCGGTGAACTCGACCTGCACCGAGCCCGCCTTCTATTCCACCTGCGGGACGCCCGAGTTCGCGGTGACCTTCGAGCAGGACCGGTGTGGTCCCGGCGCCAAGGTCTACGCGACCGGTGCGAAGGTCACGCAGATCTACGGCACGACGGGCACGGGCTCGTGCCAGGCGCACCCGCAGACGCCTCCGAACTTCACCTACTACCGCGCGGGCGCGGAGATTGCCGCCGCGAGCTTCGTGGAGGCGAAGGAGCTCGACATCAAGACCTTTGGCCGGCTCAAGGTGCGTGGCGCGGGAATGGGCGACAAGGTCCAGATTCCCATGATGCTGCACGACACGCAGCTGAACACCCCCTGTGCCTTCATGAAGGACTCGGCGGGCGCGAAGCGTTGCTTCCCCACCTCCAGCATCTTCTCCACGGGGACCCTCTTCGCGGATGACGCGTGCAAGAACCCGGTGGGCCTCGCCAACACGACCACGTGCACCCCGGACCGCTACGTGCTCGCGAACGACGTGTCGAATCCGTCGGACACGACCTACCGCGCGTACAACGTGGGCCAGCAGTTCAATGGCACCGTCTACGTCAGCATGGTGTTCGGCACCGGCGCGCCCCGCTGCATGCAGACCGAGCGCATCCCCGGGTCCACGTACTACACCCTGGGCTCCGAGATTGCCGCCGCGTCGTTGGTCCTGGGCACGACCAAGGTGGAGTAACGCTTCGGAGCAAGCCTCGCGGCGTCCGCGCCGCGACGTAACTCCACACAACGACCCGGTCACCTCTTGGTGGTCGGGTCGTTGTCATTCCAGCAGACTTCGTGTCAACTGGACACTCAATCTTCCTGCGCCTTGTGCACCTGATGGGATGCGGGAGCACGAAGGATTCGGATGAAGAGGGGCCTGGGGGAGAGCCACCGAAGGAGGTATCGCACCTGCGCAGTGGGCGCGCGGTACGAGGGAGCCATCCATGTCTGGGTTCAGGCCAGCCCCAGCGCACCCGCCGAATGCATGCAGGGAGAACGTCAGTCTGGCCATGCATTCTACTGTCTCGGCGAGGAGCTTCCCGCCTGGTCGCTGGTTCAGGGGACGAAGCGCATCGACTGGCATTCCGCGAGGGTGAGAGCCTGACGACGGCCCGGTCCTCTCTGAGTGGCCAGGCCGTCTGTCTTTTCATCTCCGCGTCGCCCCAGGGCGCGTGGACCGCTCAACCTCGCGAAGGCTCGCACCCCAGCGTCATCTCGGGGAAGGCTGCGGACCACGCGGACCGAATGGCAACCAACGTGGCCTTCGCATCCTGCGCATTGGCACTCCCCTCCCCCACCTGCTCCCAGAAAGGGAAGTGCGCGAACACCGCCTCCTGATTCGCCATCACCTCGCGGTGAAGGGCGCCCGCATCCTGGGCACGGAGGGTCCGCAACACCTCGAACTGGTCGCGCGCGTTCTTCCCTTTCAGCGCGGACTCCGTGGGAACCACTCCAGCGAACGACGCGCCGAAGAAGGCGCCCAGCACACGAACCGTCCCCTGGATGTGGTCATTGAACACGTCGAGTGCCTCGGCGGGAACCCAGAGCTCCACGTGCTCTCGGCCCCCCACCTGCTGCACCTCGAAGGAACGTGCATGCGAGTCCTCGACGTCGAACTCCGAGACGTAACCGGCCAGCGTCCCGCTCTTCGTGTTCCAATCCCGAGCAATCTGCTCCGCGTACCCACGATTGAGCACCGGATAGAAGATGGGTTGGTCTGGCAGGCGCGGCGGAAACCGCCGCATCCCAGCCCGGTAGATCAACAGCAACTCCTCAAGCCCGACAGGTCGAAACAGAATCACGGCACTGCTCCCACACCCACGAAGACCCGATACTTCGTCGCCCTACGCCGACGTCATGCGTACCACTTCATCGAAGGCGGTGAGCCCCTGCGCCAGCTTGCGCACCGCGGCCTCGCGCAGCGTGCGCATGCCTCCGCGCCGGGCAATCTCCACCAGCTTCTCGTACGGCGACTCGCGAGCAATGTGCTCTCGCAGCTCGCCATTCGTGGTGACGATTTCAAAGACACCCGTACGGCCCACGTAGCCCGTGCCTCGGCACCTCACGCAGCCCGCGCCCTTGAGCACCCGCACTCCCCCCGGCAACAACGGCAACGGGGCCTGGAGCGCCAGCAGCTCATCGGGTGTGAGGCTCGCCTCCTCCGCGCAATGACTGCACACCCGTCGCAGCAGTCGCTGCGCCATGACCCCGAGCAGGCTCTGCGCCAGGAGGAACGAGGGCACACCCAGGTCCCTCATTCGCGCCACCGCCCCCAACGCGTCATTCGTGTGCAGCGTGGACAGCACCAGGTGGCCCGTGAGCGCGGACTGGATGGCGTTCTCCGCCGTCTCCGTGTCGCGAATCTCGCCCACCATGATGACGTCCGGGTCCTGGCGCAGGATGTGGCGCAGCGCCCCCGCGAAGTCGAGCCCCACCTTGGGCTGCACCTGCACCTGGTTGAAGGCGTCCCACACCATTTCGATGGGGTCTTCAATCGTGGTGACGTTGACGTCCGGCCCCGCCAGCGCCTTGAGCGCCGAGTAGAGCGTCGTCGTCTTCCCGCTGCCCGTGGGCCCCGTGACGAGGATGAGCCCATGCGGCTGGTCTATCCACGACTCGAAGGAGCCCTTCTCGTCCGGCTCGAACCCGAGCTGGGCAATGTCCTGCACCAGCGTCTCCGGGTCGAAGATGCGGATGACCACCTTCTCGCCGAAGGCCGTGGGCAGCGTGCTGACGCGCAACTCCACCTCGCGCCCGTCCCGCTCCGTCTTGATGCGGCCGTCCTGCGCCTTGCGCTTCTCCGAGATGTCGATGCGCGCGAGCATCTTCACGCGCGAGACGATGGGCGGATGCACCTGCGCCGGCAGCGAGTACACCGGGTGCAGCACACCGTCGATGCGCAGCCGCACCACGCTGGTGGACCGCTTGGGCTCGATGTGGATATCCGAGGCGCGGTTGTCGAACGCGTAGCGCAAGAGGTAGTCCACCGCCTGGACCACGGGCCGGTCCGACGCCTCCAACTCCTGCGTCCCGCTGAGCGAGACGAGCTGCTCGAAGTTGGAGACTTGCTGCGCGCTCGCCACGCTGCCGAAGTCATCCGCCGCGCGCGCCAGCGTCTTCTTGAAGCCATAGATGTCCGAGATGGCCTTGAGGATGTCCGCCTTCGCGCTCAACACCGGCTCCACGGGCATCCCCGTGAGCCGATGGAAGCTCTCGAACAACTCGCGGTCGAACGGATTGGCCACGGCGACCACCAGCCGCCCCTGGGCCGTGCGCTCCAGAGGCAGCAGGACATGCTTCTGCGCATAGGGCCGGGACACGGTGCGCGTGGCCAGCGTCATGTCCAGCTTGAGCGGGTCTATCTTCCGATAGGCCAGCCCCGCCGCGCGGGCGGCGGCCTCGGTGACGCGGTCCTCGTCCAGCACACCCCGGCCATTGGCCAGGGGTATCTGGAATGCGGCCACCACCTCCACCGGCGACACGTCGTACCGTGCGGCATCCTTGCCGCCAGTGGCCGTCTGCGTCTTGAGGACGCGGGCTCTCGCCGCGCCCTCCTTCGCGAGCACCTCCTGGGCTTGCTGTGGTGTCAGCAGCCCTTGCCCCACGAGCGCCTCGAGGACGAACAGGGTGGTGAAATCAACCCGGCTCCTCGCCGGCGATGGGCTCGAGCCGCTCACTGCTTGTGCCAATTCCGTCTCCTTCCAGCCACGAGCAGCAGCAGGACCAGGGCCCCCAGGAACGCCGCCGACACCGGCGTGCTCTGGCAACCACAGCCACCCGACTCTCCCTTGGGGCTTTCAGGGCCCGCGTCCGGGAGCGGCGGCGGAGTCCCCGCGTCATTGCACAACACGCAGCCTCCCGCGTCCGGCCGCGCCTTGGGATCGTAACAGGTCCCCCCATTGCCACAGCGCATCGAGGGTCCGCAGTCCTGGTCCGACTGGCAGGCGGGGTGGCAGGCAGGAGTCCCCTGCTCCGTCGTGCCGCAGCGGAGGGAGGAGGCACACGTGCTCGCCGCGCAGTACTTCATGCACGCACGCTCTCCATCCTTGTTCACCACCTGACACGACGTCCCGCCAGGGCAGGAGCAGGACGCCACCGAGCACGGCTGAGCGCAGACGCCCTGGGGGTTGCCCTCCGCGAAGAGGCAGTACTGATTGGTGCCGCACTCCGCGTCGGCCGTGCACGCATCGCCCACCTGCTTCGCCGACGTCTTCTTCGGCACACAGACGCGGTCGCACGTCCTGCAGACGGAGTTGCTGTCGCAATCCTGGTCACCAAAGCAACCCGGGACACAGACGTTGCCCTCGGCGCGGGCCTCGCACGTATAGCCAGGGCGGCAATCGCTTCCATTCACGTCGCAGGTCTTCAAGCAGATGGAGCCCTGCCCCGGCATTCTGGCGCACTCGGCGCCCGCGGGGCATGAACCCGCGCCACTGCAAGCCTCCGTGCAGTAGCCCAGGTCCCAGCGGTCGAAGTCGCCGTTGCCCGACGGAGTGGTCACGGGAGGAATACAGGTGCCGTTGGTGTTGCCACAGGCCCGAGGCCCTGGCGTGCACTCGCGGCCCACCGGCGTCACGCCGTCGGGCAGGGCGGGGAGACACGCCTGGGTGGAGCCAGCGACGAGCGTGGAGGCACGGCACACGTAGGGGTCCGGACACTCACCGGTGGTCGTGCCCGAGCAGCCCTTCGCGCAGACCTTGAGGTCCTTGCCGGAGACGGTGGAGGGCACGGTGACACACGTCAGGCCGGTGCCACACGCGGAGGAGTCACAGGGTGAGCCCACCGCGCCCGTCTTCGGATAGAAGCGGCACAGCGCGGAGGTGTCGTAGCTGGCGAGCGTCCTGCGGGTCTCCCCTTCCGGAAGGTAGAAGAACATCACCGCGCCCTGGGCCTCATAGGAGTCGCCCAGGCCCAGGCAGTGGCCAATCTCGTGCATCAGGGTGCTCTGGATGTCCAGGTGACCCGAGGGCGTGGGCGTCTGGGTGGACCAGCGGTGGTCCACCGCATTGAGGAAGATGTCGCACTGGTACACGTAGCCCGCGAAGGTCAGCGGCCTCGCCGCCGCGGGTCTGTCCCCGCCCCTGAGCGAGTCCACGTACCTGGGGTCCTGCCGGTCCGTCACCCAGACGGGGACGACGTTGAAGCGGTCCGCCGGGTCATCCACCTTCGGCATGGGTGAGCCCGTCGTGGCCACGCCCCCGTCCGGAGGGAAGGAGAAGACGGGCCAGGCACAGTTCACACCCTGCCACGCCTGGAAGGCCGCGCGGCTGGCCGCCACCACCTTGGCCAGGTCGTTTCCCGCGGGCAGCGACGAGCGCCCATCCACGTAGAAGACGAAGGGGTCCGCTGGCGTGCTGAGCACGCGATGACCCAGGTCCTTGTATTCCACTTCCTGAGCCGCCGCCGTCACGGCCAACAGCAGACCCAGCACCCCGGCGACTCGCTGCGAACCCCGCATCATCGAAGACCCCTCCGCGTCGTCCTGGCCCGAGCGCACCTTCGCCCGGACCGTGACGGGATGGGCAGTCTACTCGCGAACAGCGCCCGCGGAGGTATCCCCGCGCCCGCTAACCACGCACGGCGCGGACCGTGGCGTCCACGAGCGACTCCGGGGTGGGCCGCTCGGCGACGGCCGAGGGCGGCAACCCGAGCTGCTCCAAGGCGGACGCCGTCGTGGGGCCAATGGCCACCACCTTCGCGTTCCCCAGCCGCTCACGCCCCGCGGCCTCCAGGAAGGCCTCGATGGTGCGAGGCGAGGCGAACACCGCCACGTCCGGCGGGGTGGCGCCCAGTTGCTCCAGGGCCTCGGGAGGCAGCTCCGCGGGCATGGAGCGGTAGGCCGTCACGCGCGTGACGAGCAGGCCCGCCTCCCGCAACGAGTCCTCCAGCTCCCGCCGTCCTTCTTCCGCGGCGGGCAACAGCACCTCGTCACCCGACTGGAGGCTGTCCTTGATGAGCTCGAAGAGCGCCAGGCCCGTGCCCTCCTCGGGCTCGGCGGCGACCTCCAGGCCATAGCCCTTCACCGCGCGCGCCGTCCGAGGCCCCACCGCCGCCAGCCTCACGCGGTCCAACCGGGACACCGTCCCAGCCTCGCGCAGGGCGTCCATCAGGGCGTCCACGCCCGAGGGACTGGCGAACACCACCCACCGGTAGCGCTGGATGTGCTCGGCCGCGGACGCCAGGGGACGTGGGTCCTCCGGCGGACGCAGCTCCAGGAGCGGGAGGCTGAGCACCTCCGCGCCCTCGTCCTCCAGCAGGAAGCACAGCTCCTCGGCCCGCTCACGCGGGCGCGTCACCAAAACTCGAATGCCTTCCAGTCGCCGTTCCACGCGGGCGGCAGTCTAGGCCCCGGAGCCCGGGCGGCGAGCGAAATCACGCAGGATGTCCGCCGCGCCACGCGACAGCAGGTCCGCCGCCAGTGCTTCACCCAGGTCCTGGGCCCGTTCCACCGGGCCACGGACCTCGCCCCGCACCACGCGTGCGCCGTCTGGACGGCCCACGAGCGCGCGCAGGTACACCATGCCGTCGGCCACCGTCGCATGGCCGGCCAGGGGAACCGTGCAGCCCCCCTCCAGCTTCGCGAGCAGCGCCCGCTCCGCCGTCACCGCCACGCGAGTCGTCGCGTCCTCCAGGGGCGCGAGCAACCCGCGAACACGCGCGTCCTCTCCCCGGCATTGGATGGCGAGCACGCCCTGCCCCACCGCCGGAAGACTCACTTCCGTGGAGAGCACCTGGGTGATGACGTCCTCGAGCCCCAACCGACGGAGGCCCGCGTACGCGAGCACCGCGCCGGCCAGCCCCAGCTCCTTCGTCTTCTGCAGGCGCGTCTGCACGTTGCCGCGCAGGCTCACGATGTCCAGGTCCGGGCGGCGCGAGCGGAGGATGCAGCTGCGGCGCAGCGACGACGTGCCCACGCGAGCCCCCTGCGGCAGCGTGTCCAGCGTCAGGCCCCCGAGCCCACAGAAGGCATCGCGAGGGTCTTCTCGCGTGGGAACCGCCGCGAGAATCAGCCCCTCGGGCAGCTCGGATGTCATGTCCTTCAAGCTGTGCACGGCCAGGTCCGCGCGGCCATCGATGAGCGCCTGCTCGATCTCCTTCACGAACAGCCCCTTGCCGCCCACCGCGGACAGCGGGGCGGACAGGAAGCGGTCTCCCTCCGTGGTCATCTCCACGAGGGACACTTCCAGCCCCGGGTGGTGCGCGGCCAGGAGCGCCCCCACGTGACGGGCCTGCCAGAGCGCCAGCGGACTCTGTCGGGTGGCGATTCGCACGGACTTCATCGCTTCGCCCCCGGCGAGGCCTGGGCGGCCGGCGCCATGGAGGACTGCTCCTCCGCCGCCTCGAGCTCCGCCTCCAGCAGCCCGAACAGCTCCGCGGCCGCCCCCGCCAGCCGGTTCCCTTCACCCTCCGGGCCCACCGCGCGCAGGCGCGACGTGGGCTCGTGCAGCAACTTGTTCACGATGGCGCGTCCCATGGCCTCGATGCTCTTGCGCTGTTTCTCCGTGAGCCCGTCCCCCAGCGCCGCCAGGGTGCGCTCGACTTCCGCGCGGGCAATGGTCTCCGCGCGCTGGCGAAGCCTCGCCAACACCGGCATGCCTTCGCGCAGCGCACGCTCCTTGACGAAGCGCGCCACCTCCTGCGCCACCAGCACGCCCGCCTTGTGCGCCTCCTCGGCGCGCGCCGCCGCGTTGTCCGCGACGAACTTCTGGATGTCGTCCACGTCGTAGGCGTGCACCCAGTCCAGCGTGCCCACCCCGGGGTCGATGTCGCGAGGCACGGCCAGGTCCACCATGAACAGGGGACGGCCCTTGCGCGCCTTGCCCACCGCGCCCACGTTCTCCTTCGTGAAGAGGGGCACCGGCGACGCGGTGCTGCACACCACCACGTCCGCGGCCGTCAGGAGCGAGAACAGCTCCTCGAAGGGCCGCGCCGCGCCGCCCACCTCCGCCGCGAGCGCCTCCGCGCGGGACAACGTGCGGTTGGTGATGAAGAGCTTCGTCGCGCCCGCCTGTTGCAGATGGCGCGCCGCCAGCTCTCCCATCTCTCCCGCGCCCACCACCAGCACCGTCTTGCCCTTCAAGCCGTCAAACACCTTGCTGGCCAGTTGCACCGCCGCCGACGCCATGGACGTCGCCGCCCGGCCGATGGCCGTCTCCGTGCGTACCCGCTTGGCGCACCCAAACGCCGCCGCGCACGCCCGAGTCAATTCGCCTCGCACCGCGCCCGCGCCCTGCCCCCGCTCGAAGGCGTCCTTCACCTGCCCCAGGATCTGCGCCTCGCCCAGCACCATGGAGTCCAGGCTGGACGCCACCCGGAACAGGTGGATGAGGGCCGCCTCCCCCCGGTGCTCGTACAGGTGGTCCAGCGCCTCCACGCCCCCCAGCGCCTCCAGCTCCGCCACCGCGCGCGCCCGGGCCATCTGCCCATCGGGCGCGGCCAGGTACACCTCCACGCGGTTGCACGTGGAGACCCACAACACTTCCACCGGGGCCTGCGCCAACCGCTGGAGCACCTCGACCTGCCGCGTGTCGGACAAGGCCAACCGCTCACGCACCACCAGGGGCGCGGTCCGGTGCGACAAGCCAATACAGACGAGCTCCGTGCTCACGGAATCCTCATGGCGGCCGTGGGGCTCGACGCCAGGTCATACGAAGTCAGGAACGACACGAGCACCAGACAGAACCCCGCCATCGTCAAGAGCGCCACCCGGCGCCCCCGCCAGCCCGCGAAGATGCGCGCGTTCACCAGCGCCGCGAACACCGCCCACGCCACCACCGTGGCAATGGACTTGCCATCCCAGGTCCAGCCCCGCGTGGTGCTCACGAAGAACGCGCCCGTCGCCAACGTGATGGACAGCGCGATGAAACCCCACACCACCAGGCGCCGGTTGAGGGTGTCCAGGAACTCCAGCGATGGCAGGCGCGCGAACAGCAGCCCGAAGCGCTTGGCGCGCACCTGGCGCTCCATGAGCAGGTACATCACCCCCACCCCCGCGGCCACCGCGAACGCCGCCAATCCCAACAACGCCAGCGTGATGTGCAGCGGCAGCAAAGGCTGGCGCACACCCGCGGGCAGCGGCGACTGGCCGCCGTGCATCAACAGCCCCGGCAAGAGCACCGTCACCGCCAGCGGCGTCAGGAACGCGCCAATGACGGGACGGCGGTAGCGCACATCCAGCGCCAGGAAGATGGCCAAGAGCAGGAAGGCCAGCGTGGAGAAGCCCTGCGCCATGCCCACCGGGCGGCCGGACTGGGCCCCCAGCAGTTCGAACAGCGCCACGCCGTGCAACACCAGGCCTCCGCCCACCAGCACACGGCCGGCCATGGCCAGCGCGTCCGACTGGCGGACGAGGTAGGCGAGGTACGCCACGGCGGCGAGGCCGTAGGCGTGGCAGGCAAGCGAGACGAGCGTATGGCTCATGGGGTCGGGCACATAACCGGGTCGGACAGGCGAATCAGCCCATCTTGTTGAGGAGGAACGCCGCCAGCAGGTCCGTCTCTGAATCGGGCTTCTTCCCCGCGCTCTCCGGCTTGGGAGCTCCGGAAGGCACCTCCGCCACGTACCCTGGAACGACCTCGTAGGCGGACTCTCCCACCAGCACCGAGTCGGCCATCTGCTCGGCACCCAGGCGGGTGAGCTGCTCCTCGGTCTTCACCCGGGCGACCAGCCCATAGGTGTCCTCACCCGACACGATTTGCAAGAAATGCACGGCCGGGGCGACGGCGAAGGCCGTTCCGCCCTCCGCCATGACCACCAGCCTGCCGTCACGCAGGTCTGCTTTGTCCGCCAGTGCCCACTCCTCGAGCTGGGCCTGCGGCAGAAAGAGCTTCGTCACGGCAGGCAGCCTACACCAGCGCCCCGTCCCTGGGGGGAACCGTTCTCGGTGGAGGTGAAACGCCCGACACGGCTCCGCATCCTTTCGGGCAGATCGGCTGATGGTCGGCCGATGGTTGCAGGCCCACGGGGCGCGTACTAGACGACGCGCCCTGCAGGCCACAGAGGGCCCGAAGGAGACACCATGGCAGGCGACAACGTGACGAACGTGGGAGATGGCGACTTCAAGGCGCAGGTGCTGGATTCCCAGCAGCCCGTGTTGGTGGACTTCTGGGCGACCTGGTGCGCGCCGTGCCGCGCCATCGCCCCGCACATCGATGCGCTCGCGACCCAGTATGGCAGCCAGGTGAAGTTCACCAAGATCAACATCGACGACAACCAGGACACGCCGCAGCAATACGGCATCCGGTCCATCCCCACGCTGCTCGTCTTCAAGGGCGGCAAGGTCGTGGAACAGATTGTCGGCGCTGTCCCGAAAGCGAAAATCGAGGACGCCATCAAGAAGGCGCTGTAATCGTATCGCCGGACCTCGGCGCGCGGAGCCATCCGGTTCCGCGGCGCGGGGTCCGGCGCGTCGCTCCCGCCCCACCCGGCACCCCAGGACCCGGTCCCCGCCAGATGCCTTCCGCATCCCGGAGTCCTACCGAACGCTCGCCCTCTATCGCTGCCTGTCTCGGTGATTGAGCCGCGCCGTCTGCCCTCAGGCCGTGCGCTCTCACGCAAGCTTTGTCCGCGAGCCTTCAGCGATTTCTCATATTTCGTACCATTTTCATCGCTGTGGACAAATCCACAATGGACAGTGTCTCGCAGTGAGACGCGCCTGTGGGAAACACGTATCCCCTTGCAGTCTTGTCATCAATTTTTCCCCGATGCCTTGCGAGTCAGACAAGACCCCTCAATGGTTGTATTGACAGTGTTGACATCCGCAGCCAAATAAGCGCATTGGAAGTCTTGTTTGGTTTGACTGTTTTCACAGGAGTTTTCATGGCACGACCACGTAAGGAGTTGTCGAAGGTCCCGCTGACCCCCACCATGGTGAACTGGGCGGAGGCGCTGGGTGATGCGATTGGCCGAGGCGTCCTCCGCGCGATGAATCAGGGGATTCCCTCAGGGAGCAATGGCCACAACGTGATGGTGGCCAGCCGCCGCCGTGGCCGTCCGCCCAAGGCCCTTGCGGGCAACATGGTCGCGGCGGACCGGCGCTGCACCATGCCGGAGTGCACGCGCGAGCAGCGCTCGAAGGGACTGTGTTCAGCACACTATCAGGCTGAGCGCCGGCGCTTGCTGGCCGGCGGAAAGCCCGCCTGAGACACGCGGTTCGCGGTGACGCCCACGGCCCTGGGCGAGCCGCTGTGCAATCCGTGTCTCCCACCTGCTTGTCCCACATTTGAGACAGGCGGAACTCAAAGCAGAGGGTTATCAGTCCTACTTGGCCTGCCAGGGGTCGGCTTCGGTGCTCGTGGCCTTGAGCAGCTCCCAAGCGGAAAGGACATCCACCACCCGCTCCAGCTCATTGGGCAATGAACGCGCCCGCTGAGAGCGCAGGTAGTCTTCCGCGAAAGCTCTCAATCGCGCCCCCACGAAGAGCCGAGCCAGCGCCACTTCTGTCTGTCCACTGAAGTCCAGGAAGCGGATGCCAAAGCCGCTGCGTCCCTCCGGCCCATCCGAGCGCTCCTCCCGGACGATTTCCGCCCGAGCCCTCACCGGCGAAGCGCCCGGCTCCAGGATGAAGCTCACCCCCAACACCGTGCCCAGCGGCAGGTAGAAGGTGCTCTCCAGGAAGGCGCCACTGACGCTGACGTTGACGGACGCCAGGCTCGCCGAGAAGCGGCGCCCGCCGGCATCGTCATCCACCCAGACCTCGAAACGCGTCGTCAGCTGCGCCCGGGGAAACTCACGGTGCTCCGGCTCCCCCTGGTTGCGCTCGATGACAGGCAGGAATGACGCACCCGGCTGTGTCACCGGCCGGCGAATCTCCTCCTTCACCGGGCCGCCACCAGGCCTCACCTCGGGCGGCTTCACGTCTCTCGCCGCCATGGTGATGTCCGCCACGCGGACGCTCCCAGTCGCCTTCAGCCCACCCTTCCGCTGCATGCAAACCTCCACCGGCCCGAGAGGGACTTGCCCTCCCCCCGGAATTGGTGGGGCGATTCATACACCACTGTCAGGGCGCCCGCCGAGCCTCCCGCATGGAAGCACTAGCGGGGAGTCAATACTCGCGACGTCTCAGAACATGTGACGGCGCATGCTGATGTTCACTAGCAAGCCAATACTGAGCATCACGGACATCATGGAAGACCCGCCATAACTCATTAATGGCAAGGTAATTCCCGTCACCGGCAGCAAGCCGATGACCATGCCGATGTTCTCGAACACCTGCCAGAAGAGCATGGCCACCACCCCCACGGCGACGAAGGCGCCGAATCGGTCGCGGGCGTTGAAGCCCACCCCCAGGCCGAAGATGAAGATGGCGCCATAGAGCACGAGCAGCAGCGTGCACAGCACGAAGCCGTGCTCTTCCGCCCACACGGAGAAGATGAAGTCGGTGTGTTGTTCCGGAAGGAAGCGCAGGCCCGTCTGGGTTCCCTCGCGCCAGCCCTTGCCGGAGACGCCGCCGCTGCCCACCGCGATTTTCGACTGCGCCGCGTGGTAGCCGCTGCCGCGCAAGTCCGCCTCCGGGTCCAACCATCCGGAGATGCGCTGGCTCTGGTGCTTCTTGAGGTAGTGCCGGACGATGGTGGGCCGGGGCTCCGGCACGTCTCGGACGTAGTCGTTCCAGATGACGATGGCGCCCGCGAGCACCGCCGCCAACAAGGTGGCCACCAGGTACCAGCGCACCTTCCCGAAGAGGATGACGGTGAGCGACGACAGGCCAATCATCAGCGCCGTGCCCAGGTCTGGCTGCACCAGAACCAGGATGAAGGGCACCGCCACCACCAGCACCGGCTTCCACAGGCGCAGCAGGCTGTAGGACGGCTCATTGGGGCGGAAGTCGTCGTGGTAGACCTTGGCCAGCATCAGCACGACGCCAATCTTCATGAACTCCGCGGGCTGGAGGCGGAACGGGCCGATGGCGAACCAGCTCTCCGCGCCCTTGGCGGTATGGCCCACGAAGCGCAGGGCGATGAGCGCCAGGATGTTGACGACGTAGATGGGCACCGCCATCCGCTGAATCCAGCGGTAGTCCACCAGGCACACCACCAGGACGGCGGCGACGCCCAGCCCCAGGTACAGCGCCTGGGTGGACCACACCGGCGCCAGCGGAGGACGCGACGCGGACGCCAGGTTCCAGATGCCCAGCAGGGCCACGCCCAGCACGCAGATGATGAGGCCCCAGGGGACGT is part of the Myxococcus landrumus genome and encodes:
- a CDS encoding PilZ domain-containing protein gives rise to the protein MQRKGGLKATGSVRVADITMAARDVKPPEVRPGGGPVKEEIRRPVTQPGASFLPVIERNQGEPEHREFPRAQLTTRFEVWVDDDAGGRRFSASLASVNVSVSGAFLESTFYLPLGTVLGVSFILEPGASPVRARAEIVREERSDGPEGRSGFGIRFLDFSGQTEVALARLFVGARLRAFAEDYLRSQRARSLPNELERVVDVLSAWELLKATSTEADPWQAK
- the trxA gene encoding thioredoxin, producing MAGDNVTNVGDGDFKAQVLDSQQPVLVDFWATWCAPCRAIAPHIDALATQYGSQVKFTKINIDDNQDTPQQYGIRSIPTLLVFKGGKVVEQIVGAVPKAKIEDAIKKAL
- a CDS encoding cytochrome C assembly family protein, which encodes MSHTLVSLACHAYGLAAVAYLAYLVRQSDALAMAGRVLVGGGLVLHGVALFELLGAQSGRPVGMAQGFSTLAFLLLAIFLALDVRYRRPVIGAFLTPLAVTVLLPGLLMHGGQSPLPAGVRQPLLPLHITLALLGLAAFAVAAGVGVMYLLMERQVRAKRFGLLFARLPSLEFLDTLNRRLVVWGFIALSITLATGAFFVSTTRGWTWDGKSIATVVAWAVFAALVNARIFAGWRGRRVALLTMAGFCLVLVSFLTSYDLASSPTAAMRIP
- the hemA gene encoding glutamyl-tRNA reductase encodes the protein MSTELVCIGLSHRTAPLVVRERLALSDTRQVEVLQRLAQAPVEVLWVSTCNRVEVYLAAPDGQMARARAVAELEALGGVEALDHLYEHRGEAALIHLFRVASSLDSMVLGEAQILGQVKDAFERGQGAGAVRGELTRACAAAFGCAKRVRTETAIGRAATSMASAAVQLASKVFDGLKGKTVLVVGAGEMGELAARHLQQAGATKLFITNRTLSRAEALAAEVGGAARPFEELFSLLTAADVVVCSTASPVPLFTKENVGAVGKARKGRPLFMVDLAVPRDIDPGVGTLDWVHAYDVDDIQKFVADNAAARAEEAHKAGVLVAQEVARFVKERALREGMPVLARLRQRAETIARAEVERTLAALGDGLTEKQRKSIEAMGRAIVNKLLHEPTSRLRAVGPEGEGNRLAGAAAELFGLLEAELEAAEEQSSMAPAAQASPGAKR
- the hemC gene encoding hydroxymethylbilane synthase, encoding MKSVRIATRQSPLALWQARHVGALLAAHHPGLEVSLVEMTTEGDRFLSAPLSAVGGKGLFVKEIEQALIDGRADLAVHSLKDMTSELPEGLILAAVPTREDPRDAFCGLGGLTLDTLPQGARVGTSSLRRSCILRSRRPDLDIVSLRGNVQTRLQKTKELGLAGAVLAYAGLRRLGLEDVITQVLSTEVSLPAVGQGVLAIQCRGEDARVRGLLAPLEDATTRVAVTAERALLAKLEGGCTVPLAGHATVADGMVYLRALVGRPDGARVVRGEVRGPVERAQDLGEALAADLLSRGAADILRDFARRPGSGA
- the rodA gene encoding rod shape-determining protein RodA, which produces MQLRIERRMVPHVPWGLIICVLGVALLGIWNLASASRPPLAPVWSTQALYLGLGVAAVLVVCLVDYRWIQRMAVPIYVVNILALIALRFVGHTAKGAESWFAIGPFRLQPAEFMKIGVVLMLAKVYHDDFRPNEPSYSLLRLWKPVLVVAVPFILVLVQPDLGTALMIGLSSLTVILFGKVRWYLVATLLAAVLAGAIVIWNDYVRDVPEPRPTIVRHYLKKHQSQRISGWLDPEADLRGSGYHAAQSKIAVGSGGVSGKGWREGTQTGLRFLPEQHTDFIFSVWAEEHGFVLCTLLLVLYGAIFIFGLGVGFNARDRFGAFVAVGVVAMLFWQVFENIGMVIGLLPVTGITLPLMSYGGSSMMSVMLSIGLLVNISMRRHMF